One Setaria italica strain Yugu1 chromosome II, Setaria_italica_v2.0, whole genome shotgun sequence DNA segment encodes these proteins:
- the LOC101775056 gene encoding uncharacterized protein LOC101775056 produces MGNCQAAEAAAVIIQHPGGKVERLYWSTTAAEVMRNNPGHYVALVILRVAADKAAAATTGDAAAAATTGAGAGGGGGGGAKITRVKLLKPKDTLLLGQVYRLITAQEVTKALQARKNEKMQRCEAIRQQHEQLRRGDGGDHGSSDQDGKQEKDRHRGRGRHWRPALQSISEAASQSSSSVSEAATS; encoded by the exons ATGGGCAACTGccaggcggcggaggcagcggcggtCATCATCCAGCACCCAGGCGGGAAGGTGGAGCGCCTCTACtggtccaccaccgccgccgaggtCATGCGGAACAACCCGGGCCACTATGTCGCGCTCGTCATCCTCCGCGTTGCCGCTgacaaggccgccgccgccaccaccggggacgccgcggcggcggccaccaccggtgccggtgccggaggcggcggcgggggaggggccaAGATCACCAGGGTCAAGCTTCTCAAGCCCAAGGACACGCTTCTGCTCGGCCAGGTCTACCGCCTCATCACCGCGCAAG AGGTGACCaaggcgctgcaggcgaggaaGAACGAGAAGATGCAGCGGTGCGAGGCCATCAGGCAGCAGCACGAGCAGCtccggcgcggcgacgggggcgacCATGGCTCTTCCGACCAG GACGGGAAGCAGGAGAAGGACCGGCACCGGGGAAGAGGCCGGCACTGGCGGCCGGCGCTGCAGAGCATCTCCGAGGCCGCGAgccagagcagcagcagcgtctCTGAAGCCGCCACCAGCTGA